Part of the Gemmatimonadaceae bacterium genome is shown below.
GCAGGCCGCGCGAGCCGCCTTCTTCGGCCACCACGCCGTCGGCGAGCAGCTGGCGCCGCGAGCCCACGATGTAGAAGACCTTGTTCTCGCGCACGTCCATCGCCTTCACGGTGTCGTTGAGCACCGCCTTTTCGGCGACGAGCGTTTCGTTGGCCGAGCGCAGCTGACGGATCTCGTCCTGGAAGGCCGCGATTTCCTTGTCGCGCTGTGACAGGCGCGCGTTCAGATCCGCGAGGAGCGTGGCCGTGGCGGTCGAATCGGCCCGCATCGTCTTGAGCGTGTCGAGGAGCGCCGCGACCTGCTTCTGGCGCGCGGCGAGCCGCTGACGCAGCTGCGCGAGACGATCGAGGATGTCCTTCTGGGCGGCGGCGGCTTCGGTCTTCCCCGATTCGTCGCTCTTGTTCACCGAGACCTTGCTCGAGAGCCCCTTCACCTTCCGGAGCTCGGCGTCGATCTCATCGGCGAACTTGGACGCCTCGACGACCTGCGCCATGGCGCGGTCCTTGTCGGCGGAGGAGCCCTGCACGAGTCCCTGCAGGGAGTCGCGGGCGGCGGTCGCCGTGGCCAGCGCCGCAGCCAGAGAATCGGCGCGGGCGCGGGAGGCGGTGTCGGTGCAGGCGGTCGTGAGCGCGAGGGCCGTGAGGGCCAACGCGGTCGTGCGCATACCGTGGAACAGGCGCATCGGT
Proteins encoded:
- a CDS encoding ELKS/Rab6-interacting/CAST family protein gives rise to the protein MRLFHGMRTTALALTALALTTACTDTASRARADSLAAALATATAARDSLQGLVQGSSADKDRAMAQVVEASKFADEIDAELRKVKGLSSKVSVNKSDESGKTEAAAAQKDILDRLAQLRQRLAARQKQVAALLDTLKTMRADSTATATLLADLNARLSQRDKEIAAFQDEIRQLRSANETLVAEKAVLNDTVKAMDVRENKVFYIVGSRRQLLADGVVAEEGGSRGLLIVKLGKTLVPARSIPEAKFTGADRRQTLTIPLPKGDRAYKIVSRHDVGLIEVAKKEKDGSFRGESIRITDPAKFWAPSRYLIIAEK